A stretch of Henckelia pumila isolate YLH828 chromosome 4, ASM3356847v2, whole genome shotgun sequence DNA encodes these proteins:
- the LOC140867256 gene encoding phospholipase A1-IIdelta-like, translating into MGTELKPTWDQLLGSGDWKGLVEPLHPDLRNLILRCGNFTQATMDAFNNDDGSKYTGSSRYGKEGFFDKVVLDSASDYEVKAFLYSASDLSPQSVFINQTVPGSWDLYSNFIGFIAVTTDDVSKALGRREIYVAWRGTVPDIKWLYNLDIGWLVSANELVPTDEKKVPKIMKGWLNIYLSKKSESKFIELSPREQLQKHINKLINDYKEENLSIIVTGHSLGASLATLSAFDLVENVTKDIRVAAIVFASPHVGDQFFVDRVKGYPNLKVFRTSNTNDQVPNHPQTPLFEYKAVGVELRVDNKISPYLKSNMSDVHNLQGVMHVVAGYNGKDKPFELIEGWSHSLANKDSDLLKEECLIPVSWWGDKNRGMVLHPPNEWILVQDKPVLET; encoded by the exons ATGGGTACAGAGCTCAAACCTACATGGGACCAACTACTGGGGAGCGGTGACTGGAAGGGACTTGTGGAGCCACTGCACCCCGACCTCCGCAACTTGATCCTCCGCTGCGGCAACTTCACTCAAGCAACCATGGACGCCTTCAACAACGACGACGGCTCCAAGTACACCGGCAGCAGCAGATATGGCAAGGAAGGTTTTTTTGACAAAGTGGTGCTTGACTCGGCTTCTGATTATGAGGTTAAAGCTTTTCTGTATTCCGCCTCTGATCTCAGCCCTCAGTCGGTGTTTATAAACCAGACGGTGCCTGGTTCTTGGGACTTGTATTCCAACTTCATCGGCTTCATTGCTGTCACCACCGATGATGTTAGCAAGGCCTTGGGACGCCGCGAAATCTACGTCGCATGGCGTGGCACTGTCCCAGACATCAAGTGGCTCTATAACCTTGATATTGG CTGGCTTGTGTCTGCCAATGAATTGGTACCTACTGACGAAAAAAAGGTGCCTAAAATCATGAAAGGTTGGCTAAACATCTACCTTTCCAAAAAATCAGAGTCGAAATTCATCGAATTATCTCCAAGAGAACAGCTGCAGAAACATAtcaacaaactgataaacgacTATAAGGAGGAAAACTTGAGCATTATAGTCACAGGGCATAGTCTTGGCGCGAGTTTAGCAACATTATCTGCTTTCGATCTCGTCGAAAATGTGACTAAAGATATCCGGGTTGCGGCCATCGTCTTTGCTAGTCCTCATGTGGGGGATCAGTTTTTCGTGGACAGAGTGAAAGGGTATCCAAATCTGAAAGTTTTTCGCACCTCAAACACAAATGATCAAGTTCCTAACCATCCACAAACACCTTTATTTGAATACAAAGCCGTTGGAGTAGAGCTGAGAGTTGATAACAAGATATCTCCATATCTGAAGAGCAACATGTCCGACGTGCATAATTTGCAGGGGGTGATGCACGTGGTGGCGGGTTATAATGGGAAGGACAAGCCATTTGAATTGATCGAGGGATGGAGCCACTCGTTGGCGAATAAGGATAGCGACCTTCTGAAGGAGGAATGTTTGATCCCAGTCAGTTGGTGGGGGGACAAGAACAGAGGGATGGTTCTCCATCCTCCCAACgaatggattttggttcaggatAAGCCGGTACTGGAAACCTAG